From one uncultured Bacteroides sp. genomic stretch:
- a CDS encoding MBL fold metallo-hydrolase: MKLTYIYHSGFAIEADGITVIIDYYKDSSETIPNRGVVHDELLSRPGKFYVLSTHFHPDHFNRDILSWKEQRPDINYIFSKDIMQHKRASKEEALYINKPEVYQDDAIRIQAFGSTDSGISFLIDLQGTKLFHAGDLNNWHWSEESTEEEARKAEGDFLAELKLLQQAAPAIDLVMFPVDSRLGKDYDRGARQFVEQIKTSIFVPMHFGEDYAGGNAFRNTAQANGCNFIAITHRGESLTL, encoded by the coding sequence ATGAAGCTGACTTATATATACCACAGTGGCTTTGCCATCGAGGCCGATGGAATAACCGTCATTATCGACTATTACAAAGATTCGTCGGAAACAATACCCAACCGGGGTGTGGTGCACGACGAGTTACTGAGCCGTCCGGGCAAGTTTTATGTTCTCTCCACGCATTTTCATCCCGATCATTTTAACCGCGACATTCTTTCATGGAAGGAACAAAGACCGGACATCAACTACATCTTCTCCAAAGACATTATGCAGCATAAACGTGCCTCAAAAGAAGAGGCTCTGTACATTAACAAACCCGAGGTATATCAGGATGATGCAATACGCATTCAGGCATTCGGCTCTACCGATTCGGGCATCTCGTTCCTGATCGATCTGCAAGGCACAAAGCTGTTTCATGCCGGCGACCTGAACAACTGGCACTGGAGTGAAGAATCTACCGAAGAAGAAGCCCGCAAGGCCGAAGGTGATTTTCTGGCGGAGTTGAAATTGTTGCAACAGGCAGCTCCCGCCATCGATCTGGTGATGTTTCCCGTAGACTCCAGATTAGGAAAAGACTACGATAGAGGGGCCCGACAGTTCGTAGAACAAATAAAAACTTCTATATTTGTACCCATGCACTTTGGCGAAGATTATGCCGGTGGCAATGCCTTTCGCAACACGGCACAAGCTAACGGCTGCAACTTCATCGCAATAACACACCGCGGAGAGAGTTTGACATTATAA
- a CDS encoding 2-hydroxyacid dehydrogenase has translation MAFTIAFFGTQPYDESSFSKKNAEFDFELRFFKGHLNKNNVVLTQGVDAVCIFVNDTADAEIIGIMAANGVKVLALRCAGYNNVDLSAATAAGMVVVRVPAYSPYAVAEHTVALMLALNRRIPRATWRTRDGNFSLHGLLGFDMYGKTAGIIGTGRIAKVLIQILRGFGMNILAYDLYPDYNFAREHQVVYASLDELYHSSDIISLHCPLTEQTKYLINDYSISKMKDGVMIINTGRGQLIHTNALIEGLKNKKIGYAGLDVYEEESDYFYEDKSDRIIDDDVLARLLSFNNVIVTSHQAFFTQEALDNIAVTTLQNVKDFIDKKPLTNEVKK, from the coding sequence ATGGCATTTACAATCGCTTTTTTCGGAACACAACCCTATGATGAGTCGTCTTTTAGTAAAAAGAACGCCGAATTCGACTTTGAACTCAGATTCTTTAAAGGGCATCTCAATAAAAACAACGTAGTCTTAACCCAGGGGGTAGATGCTGTATGCATCTTTGTAAACGATACGGCCGATGCCGAAATAATTGGCATAATGGCTGCAAACGGTGTAAAGGTACTGGCGCTGCGCTGTGCCGGATACAACAATGTAGACCTGAGTGCCGCCACGGCTGCCGGAATGGTGGTGGTGCGTGTGCCCGCCTATTCGCCCTACGCAGTGGCCGAACATACGGTAGCGCTTATGCTGGCACTCAACCGAAGAATACCGCGTGCCACGTGGCGAACCCGTGACGGGAATTTCTCTCTGCACGGATTGTTGGGCTTCGACATGTACGGAAAAACAGCAGGCATCATCGGCACAGGAAGAATAGCCAAGGTATTGATTCAGATTCTTCGCGGATTCGGCATGAACATCCTGGCCTACGATCTGTATCCCGACTATAATTTTGCGAGGGAGCATCAGGTGGTTTATGCTTCGCTCGATGAGTTGTATCACAGCTCGGACATCATCTCCCTACACTGCCCGCTAACGGAGCAAACCAAATACCTTATCAATGATTATTCCATCAGCAAAATGAAGGATGGGGTGATGATTATCAATACCGGGCGCGGACAGTTGATACACACCAATGCGCTGATTGAGGGATTGAAGAACAAAAAAATAGGATATGCGGGGCTGGATGTGTACGAGGAAGAGAGCGATTACTTCTACGAAGATAAATCGGACCGCATCATAGACGATGACGTGCTGGCACGGTTACTTTCCTTCAACAATGTTATCGTTACCTCGCACCAGGCATTCTTCACACAAGAGGCGCTCGATAACATTGCAGTAACTACGCTACAGAACGTGAAGGACTTTATCGACAAGAAGCCTTTGACCAACGAAGTGAAAAAATGA
- a CDS encoding glycosyltransferase family protein translates to MKFLFIVQGEGRGHFTQAITLEEMLLRNGHEVVEVLVGKSSSRTLPGFFNRNIKAPVKRFISPNFLPTQENKRASVTKSLAYNVARVPEYFRSMYYINQRIKDTGAEVVINFYELLTGLTYALFRPSAPYICIGHQYLFLHKEFEFPHKGTSQLAMLRFFTRLTSIGAMKRLALSFRQMEEDVDNNIAVVPPLLRREVTALQPESGDYVHGYMVNSGFADSVHEFHKLYPDVPMHFFWDKSDEAEVTKVDDTLYFHQIDDVKFLNYMSGCRAYASTAGFESICEAMYLGKPVLMVPAHIEQDCNAYDAQKAGAGIVASSFDIEPLLRFSEGYTPNRSFMYWVRSSERLIVNELETTTSPQPIITLPNFTKYLSI, encoded by the coding sequence ATGAAATTTCTATTTATAGTGCAAGGTGAGGGTAGAGGCCATTTTACACAAGCCATAACCCTTGAAGAAATGTTGTTGCGCAACGGGCACGAAGTGGTAGAGGTGCTTGTTGGAAAGAGTTCGTCGAGAACGCTACCGGGCTTCTTTAATCGAAACATTAAAGCTCCGGTGAAGCGCTTTATCAGTCCGAATTTCCTGCCTACGCAGGAGAATAAACGAGCCAGCGTAACGAAGAGTCTGGCATATAACGTGGCTCGCGTACCGGAATATTTCCGGAGTATGTATTATATAAATCAACGAATTAAGGATACAGGGGCGGAAGTGGTTATCAACTTCTACGAATTGCTGACCGGCCTTACATATGCGCTTTTTCGACCTTCCGCCCCTTATATTTGTATTGGTCATCAATATTTGTTTCTCCACAAAGAGTTTGAATTTCCGCACAAGGGAACGTCACAACTGGCTATGCTGCGTTTCTTTACCCGGCTAACCAGCATCGGAGCCATGAAGCGACTGGCTCTTTCGTTCAGGCAAATGGAGGAGGATGTTGACAATAATATTGCCGTAGTGCCGCCGTTGCTTAGGCGTGAGGTTACGGCATTGCAGCCCGAATCGGGAGATTATGTTCACGGTTATATGGTCAATTCGGGCTTTGCGGATAGCGTGCACGAATTCCATAAGTTGTATCCGGATGTTCCGATGCATTTTTTCTGGGACAAGTCGGATGAGGCCGAAGTGACCAAGGTGGATGATACGCTGTATTTTCATCAAATTGATGACGTGAAGTTCTTAAATTACATGTCAGGTTGCCGAGCCTATGCAAGCACGGCTGGTTTTGAGTCTATTTGCGAGGCTATGTATTTGGGTAAACCCGTGCTGATGGTACCTGCTCATATCGAACAAGATTGCAATGCTTATGATGCGCAAAAGGCAGGAGCGGGGATAGTGGCAAGCTCGTTTGACATTGAACCTTTGCTTCGCTTTTCGGAAGGCTATACTCCTAATCGGAGTTTTATGTATTGGGTTCGCAGCAGCGAACGCTTGATTGTAAATGAGTTGGAGACAACAACGAGTCCCCAACCGATTATCACTTTACCCAATTTTACCAAATACTTATCTATATGA
- a CDS encoding DUF4468 domain-containing protein: protein MNKLTYLLALFLFCLPVAMHAQDDQDDDDNQKTDISKYLVGAVPEKDGKVVFSQEISLPGMSKEQVFDKTLAWMEKRLKKNKNTSRVVYSDKEKGMIAGLAEEYIVFKSTALSLDRTLVDYQITATCQTGKCLMDIERIHYTYQEKEKFTAEDWIADNVALNKKQTKLVRGLSKFRIKTVDFATELLAGAQTALGGATAAAAQPAAVTYTTATTRPDVSTIPAIAISPEASASVAVDLPGYKQIAPNKIPGNIIKMLSEDWMLITAGNNEKFNMMTASWGGLGVLFDKPVMFCFINPTRYTYQLMETNDTYTLTFYTEAYRSALNYCGTNSGKNTDKVKGSGLTPITTPTGSKAFAEAWLIIECRKLVSQSLTPEAVSNKNIKEQWTGKQMHKMFIGEIINVWVK, encoded by the coding sequence ATGAATAAACTAACGTATCTTTTAGCACTGTTCCTTTTTTGCCTGCCTGTGGCTATGCACGCACAGGATGATCAGGATGATGACGATAACCAAAAAACAGACATCAGTAAATATCTTGTCGGTGCGGTTCCCGAAAAAGACGGGAAAGTGGTCTTTTCTCAAGAGATCAGCCTGCCGGGCATGTCTAAAGAGCAAGTATTCGACAAGACGCTTGCCTGGATGGAAAAGAGATTGAAAAAGAACAAAAACACAAGCCGGGTGGTGTACTCCGACAAAGAAAAAGGCATGATAGCCGGATTGGCGGAAGAATACATTGTCTTCAAATCGACCGCTCTGTCATTGGATCGCACTCTGGTAGACTATCAGATTACCGCCACCTGCCAGACCGGGAAATGTTTAATGGATATAGAAAGAATACACTATACTTATCAGGAGAAAGAGAAATTTACTGCTGAGGATTGGATAGCCGACAATGTTGCACTAAACAAAAAACAAACAAAATTAGTACGGGGACTATCTAAGTTTCGCATAAAGACCGTTGACTTTGCCACCGAATTACTGGCCGGTGCGCAAACCGCACTTGGGGGCGCAACCGCCGCTGCCGCACAGCCTGCTGCAGTGACTTATACAACCGCAACCACCAGACCGGACGTAAGTACCATCCCCGCCATCGCCATAAGTCCCGAAGCAAGTGCTTCCGTTGCTGTCGATCTGCCGGGTTACAAACAAATTGCTCCGAACAAAATTCCGGGCAACATCATCAAAATGCTCTCCGAAGACTGGATGCTGATAACGGCCGGTAACAATGAGAAATTCAATATGATGACCGCCAGTTGGGGAGGATTAGGTGTGCTGTTTGATAAACCGGTTATGTTCTGTTTCATCAACCCCACCCGCTACACCTACCAGCTGATGGAAACAAACGATACGTATACATTGACATTTTACACCGAAGCTTATCGCAGTGCGCTAAACTATTGCGGAACGAACTCCGGCAAAAACACGGATAAGGTTAAGGGTTCCGGATTAACACCCATTACTACCCCAACAGGCAGCAAGGCTTTTGCCGAAGCATGGCTCATCATAGAATGCCGCAAACTGGTTTCGCAATCGCTCACGCCGGAGGCTGTCTCTAATAAAAACATAAAAGAGCAGTGGACGGGTAAGCAAATGCACAAAATGTTTATAGGCGAAATAATCAATGTTTGGGTAAAATAA
- the csx28 gene encoding CRISPR-associated protein Csx28 — protein sequence MNTCIEWAKVLVDPLAIIIGAIIALCWGHKYWRKQKREEGTYLQRQTHYQAELNAAKATWALLRYISEADHEENIFRRGEKDSDDNKIYYFRPAQATLFMKELMELFYSRGHGLFINKEIKQLIFELRSQVFGWYHIALKSGEDELKITNREKLQRVWAIRDELNKKLKELIVIC from the coding sequence ATGAATACATGTATAGAATGGGCTAAAGTGCTCGTAGATCCTTTGGCTATTATTATTGGTGCCATCATTGCTTTATGCTGGGGCCACAAATATTGGAGAAAACAAAAGAGAGAGGAAGGCACTTATTTGCAACGCCAAACCCATTATCAAGCAGAATTAAATGCGGCAAAAGCTACATGGGCGTTATTACGCTATATTTCAGAGGCAGATCATGAAGAAAACATTTTTCGCCGTGGAGAAAAAGATAGTGATGACAATAAGATATACTATTTTCGACCTGCACAAGCAACTCTCTTTATGAAGGAATTAATGGAATTGTTTTATAGCCGCGGACATGGCCTATTCATTAACAAGGAGATAAAGCAGCTTATATTTGAGTTAAGAAGTCAGGTGTTTGGCTGGTATCACATTGCACTTAAAAGCGGAGAAGATGAATTGAAAATAACCAATAGGGAAAAGCTTCAACGAGTATGGGCCATTCGAGATGAACTAAATAAAAAGTTGAAAGAACTGATTGTTATTTGTTGA
- a CDS encoding VOC family protein — protein sequence MEIKSRFDHFNINVTNLERSIAFYEKALSLREHHRKEAKDGSFILVYLTDNATGFLLELTWLRDHTAAYELGENESHLCFRVEGDYEEVRKYHKEMNCVCFENTDMGLYFINDPDNYWIEILPVK from the coding sequence ATGGAAATAAAAAGCAGATTTGACCACTTTAACATTAACGTAACCAACCTGGAACGCAGCATTGCTTTCTATGAAAAGGCATTGAGCCTGAGGGAACATCACCGCAAAGAAGCAAAAGACGGTTCTTTTATACTCGTTTATCTGACAGATAACGCAACCGGTTTCTTACTGGAACTTACCTGGCTCAGAGACCACACAGCGGCCTACGAGCTGGGAGAAAACGAGAGCCACCTTTGTTTCCGTGTAGAGGGAGATTACGAAGAAGTGCGCAAGTATCACAAAGAGATGAACTGTGTGTGCTTTGAAAATACAGACATGGGGCTCTATTTTATCAATGACCCCGATAACTACTGGATAGAAATTCTGCCGGTTAAATAA
- a CDS encoding DUF4369 domain-containing protein gives MNRLLSVVFLFLSLTSCGSKYKIGGTSSVTSLDGKKLFLKTLQNGAWVSIDSAEVIHGLFTMNGPVDSVMMVTLYMDDESIMPLVLESGNITISIDNTQMSAKGTPLNNALYEFVDKKNAMDLKIEDLERKEARMVMDGADLADIHEQLAKESEALVSEMNIYVKQFISDNYENVLGPSVFMMLCSNLPYPVMTPQIEDIMKDAPDTFKNNKMVKEFISKAHENMQLLEERRRMEQNASMHP, from the coding sequence TTGAATAGACTCTTATCTGTAGTTTTTCTATTTTTGTCTCTTACTTCTTGCGGTAGTAAGTATAAAATTGGGGGTACCTCGTCTGTCACAAGTTTGGATGGGAAGAAACTTTTCCTGAAGACTCTTCAGAATGGTGCGTGGGTTTCTATTGATTCGGCGGAAGTGATTCACGGATTATTTACGATGAATGGCCCTGTTGATTCGGTCATGATGGTTACTCTTTATATGGATGATGAAAGCATAATGCCGTTGGTGCTCGAAAGCGGAAACATAACCATCTCTATTGATAATACGCAGATGTCTGCCAAAGGTACGCCTTTGAACAATGCTCTTTATGAATTTGTAGACAAGAAGAATGCGATGGATCTTAAGATTGAAGATCTGGAACGCAAAGAAGCCCGAATGGTGATGGATGGTGCCGACCTGGCCGATATTCACGAACAGCTGGCCAAAGAAAGTGAAGCCCTGGTCAGTGAAATGAATATTTACGTTAAGCAGTTCATTTCCGACAATTACGAAAACGTATTGGGCCCCAGCGTTTTTATGATGCTATGCAGCAATTTGCCTTATCCGGTGATGACTCCTCAGATAGAAGACATTATGAAAGATGCTCCCGACACTTTTAAGAATAATAAGATGGTGAAAGAGTTTATTTCGAAAGCTCACGAAAACATGCAGCTTCTCGAAGAGCGCCGTCGTATGGAGCAGAATGCTTCTATGCATCCTTAA
- the pdxH gene encoding pyridoxamine 5'-phosphate oxidase: protein MKINLANIRQEYTKGGLKANDLPEDPITLFEKWLNDAIEAKTEEPTAVIVGTVSPEGTPSTRTVLLKALREGQFVFYTNYESRKGSHLAQNPHISLSFVWHELERQVHIEGIAAKVSPEESDAYFKTRPYKSRIGARISPQSRPVGSRVEIMRLFVAEAARWIGREVERPDNWGGYEVTPTRIEFWQGRPSRLHDRFLYILQEDKQNWKRERLAP, encoded by the coding sequence ATGAAAATAAACCTCGCAAACATTCGACAGGAATACACGAAAGGAGGGCTAAAGGCAAATGACCTGCCCGAAGATCCGATCACATTATTTGAGAAATGGCTAAACGACGCCATAGAAGCCAAAACAGAAGAACCTACCGCAGTGATTGTAGGCACAGTGTCTCCCGAAGGTACTCCTTCGACGCGGACGGTGTTGTTGAAAGCCTTGCGTGAAGGCCAATTTGTGTTCTACACCAACTACGAAAGCCGCAAGGGAAGCCATCTGGCACAGAATCCTCACATTTCTCTCTCATTCGTGTGGCACGAATTGGAGCGTCAAGTGCACATAGAGGGGATTGCAGCAAAGGTATCCCCCGAAGAGTCTGATGCTTATTTCAAAACGCGTCCTTACAAAAGCCGCATCGGAGCACGCATCTCTCCGCAAAGCCGCCCCGTAGGCAGCCGGGTAGAGATTATGCGCCTGTTTGTAGCCGAAGCTGCCCGCTGGATAGGTAGGGAAGTGGAGCGACCCGATAATTGGGGCGGCTACGAAGTAACTCCCACCCGGATAGAGTTTTGGCAGGGACGACCCAGCAGACTGCACGACCGTTTTCTGTATATCTTGCAAGAAGATAAGCAAAATTGGAAGCGGGAAAGGTTGGCACCGTGA
- a CDS encoding class I SAM-dependent methyltransferase has protein sequence MNATLLTADKDPMGTAITDYFAHRKADRLRIFSSSFDEDELPVKDLFRTEARMPVLEKTALKMAAGKILDVGAGSGCHALALQEAGKEVCAIDISPLSVEVMKQRGVKDVRLVNLFDDTFYEQFDTILLLMNGSGIIGRIENLPDFFQKMKLLLRPDGCVLMDSSDLRYLFEEEDGSYLIDLAGDYYGEIDFQMQYKEIKGDVFDWLYIDFQTLSLYASQCGFTAELVKEGKHYDYLAKLSLTR, from the coding sequence ATGAATGCAACTCTGCTCACAGCCGACAAAGATCCGATGGGTACGGCCATAACCGATTATTTTGCTCACCGCAAAGCCGACCGCCTGCGCATATTCTCATCCTCATTTGATGAAGATGAGTTACCGGTAAAAGATTTATTCCGCACGGAAGCACGTATGCCCGTACTGGAAAAAACAGCTCTGAAAATGGCCGCAGGCAAGATACTCGACGTTGGTGCGGGAAGCGGTTGCCATGCTCTGGCATTGCAGGAAGCAGGCAAAGAGGTTTGTGCCATTGATATCTCTCCCCTTTCGGTGGAGGTGATGAAACAACGCGGGGTAAAGGATGTGAGGTTGGTTAATCTCTTCGATGATACTTTTTACGAGCAGTTCGATACGATACTCTTACTCATGAATGGTTCGGGCATTATCGGGAGGATAGAAAACCTGCCCGACTTCTTTCAGAAAATGAAACTACTGCTCCGCCCCGACGGATGTGTGTTGATGGATTCGAGCGACCTGCGCTATCTGTTTGAAGAAGAAGACGGCAGTTACCTGATCGATCTGGCAGGAGATTACTACGGCGAGATTGATTTTCAGATGCAGTATAAAGAGATTAAGGGCGATGTCTTTGACTGGCTATACATAGATTTCCAAACACTCAGCCTGTATGCTTCGCAATGCGGATTCACAGCCGAGCTGGTGAAAGAAGGCAAGCATTATGATTATCTGGCCAAACTCAGTCTGACCAGATAA
- a CDS encoding S46 family peptidase yields MNKLKLYLLALVALVVCSAKADEGMWLLQLMQEQHSIDMMKKQGLKLNALDLYNPNGVSLKDAVGIFGRGCTGEVISAEGLVLTNHHCGYESIQQHSSVEHDYLTDGFWATSRDKELVTPGLTFTFIERIEDITDIVNAKIAAKEITEAQSFTGKFLDSLAQELYNKSDLKGKKGIVVQALPFYAGNKFYMFYKKIYSDVRMVAAPPSSVGKFGGETDNWMWPRHTGDFSMFRIYADANGEPADYSPTNIPLKTKKHLPISIKGLKEGDYAMIMGFPGSTSRYLTVSEVKERMDATNTPRIRIRGVRQDVLIKEMNASDKIRIQYANKFAGSSNYWKNSIGMNKAIIDNNVLETKAGQEAQFALFAKEQNNEAYAKAVKGIDEVVAKTSPLRFQRTCLLETFLNGIEFKVPYKAFDDMKEAISEKDAAKIDSLKENFRKAYARIHNKDYDQEVDRKVAKALFPLYAEMIPADQRPDIYAFIEKEYKGDYNKFIDEMYNNSIMANEENLEKFLKKPSEKALEKDLCCRYYRSIADKFSALNNELNPLADELDVLHKTYVRGLGEMKSPVPSYPDANFTIRLTYGNVKSYSPRDGVNYRYYTTTRGVLEKENPNDREFVVPAKLKELIEKKDFGRYALPNGEMPVCFLTTNDITGGNSGSPVINENGELIGCAFDGNWESLSGDINFDNDLQRCINLDIRYVLFILDKLGNCGNLINEMTIVE; encoded by the coding sequence ATGAACAAATTAAAACTCTACCTGCTGGCGCTTGTGGCGCTGGTTGTTTGTTCCGCCAAAGCGGACGAGGGGATGTGGTTGTTGCAACTCATGCAAGAACAGCACTCCATTGATATGATGAAGAAGCAAGGCCTGAAGCTAAATGCTCTAGACCTGTACAACCCCAACGGCGTTTCGCTGAAAGATGCGGTAGGTATCTTCGGAAGAGGATGTACCGGAGAAGTGATTTCCGCCGAAGGATTGGTACTGACGAATCATCATTGCGGTTACGAATCTATCCAGCAACACAGTTCTGTAGAGCACGATTATCTGACCGATGGTTTCTGGGCTACTTCCAGAGATAAAGAATTGGTTACCCCGGGACTAACATTTACCTTTATCGAAAGAATAGAAGACATTACCGATATAGTAAATGCTAAGATTGCCGCTAAAGAAATTACAGAAGCGCAATCATTTACCGGTAAGTTTCTCGACTCTCTGGCACAGGAGCTTTATAACAAAAGCGACCTGAAAGGTAAAAAAGGCATCGTAGTACAAGCGTTGCCTTTCTATGCCGGAAACAAGTTCTATATGTTTTATAAAAAAATATATTCGGATGTTCGTATGGTAGCCGCTCCTCCTTCATCGGTAGGTAAGTTTGGCGGCGAAACGGATAACTGGATGTGGCCGCGCCACACAGGAGACTTCTCGATGTTCCGCATCTATGCGGATGCAAACGGTGAACCTGCCGATTACAGTCCCACAAACATTCCTTTGAAAACTAAAAAGCATTTACCCATCAGCATCAAAGGATTGAAAGAAGGCGATTACGCCATGATTATGGGATTTCCGGGAAGCACCAGCCGCTATTTAACCGTATCGGAAGTAAAAGAACGCATGGATGCTACCAATACTCCACGCATTCGCATACGCGGTGTTCGTCAGGATGTGCTGATTAAAGAGATGAATGCCAGTGACAAAATACGCATACAGTATGCCAACAAGTTTGCCGGCTCCTCTAACTACTGGAAAAACTCTATCGGTATGAACAAAGCCATTATCGATAACAATGTGCTTGAAACCAAAGCCGGCCAGGAAGCTCAGTTTGCCCTGTTTGCCAAAGAGCAAAACAACGAGGCATACGCTAAAGCTGTAAAAGGAATAGATGAAGTCGTGGCAAAGACATCTCCACTGAGATTTCAACGTACCTGCCTGCTGGAGACATTCCTCAACGGCATTGAATTCAAGGTGCCTTACAAGGCATTTGATGATATGAAAGAGGCCATTTCTGAAAAGGATGCCGCTAAAATAGACTCTTTGAAAGAGAACTTCCGCAAAGCATACGCACGCATTCACAATAAGGATTACGACCAGGAAGTAGATCGCAAAGTGGCCAAAGCGTTGTTCCCTCTTTATGCCGAAATGATTCCTGCCGATCAGCGTCCGGACATTTATGCATTCATTGAGAAAGAGTACAAAGGAGATTACAACAAGTTCATTGACGAGATGTATAACAACTCCATCATGGCCAACGAAGAGAACTTGGAGAAATTCTTAAAGAAACCAAGCGAAAAGGCTTTGGAAAAAGATCTTTGCTGCCGTTATTACCGCTCAATAGCCGACAAATTCTCTGCTTTGAACAATGAATTGAATCCTTTGGCCGACGAGCTGGATGTTCTGCACAAAACGTATGTGCGCGGACTGGGTGAGATGAAGAGTCCTGTTCCTTCTTATCCGGATGCTAACTTCACCATCCGCCTGACGTATGGTAATGTAAAATCTTACAGTCCCAGAGACGGCGTGAATTACAGGTACTATACCACAACGAGAGGTGTTCTCGAAAAAGAGAATCCCAATGATCGCGAATTCGTTGTACCCGCTAAGTTGAAAGAGTTGATCGAGAAAAAGGATTTCGGCCGCTATGCATTGCCCAACGGCGAAATGCCGGTATGCTTCCTTACGACCAACGACATCACAGGCGGTAACTCCGGAAGCCCTGTTATCAATGAGAACGGAGAATTGATAGGTTGCGCTTTTGATGGCAACTGGGAGTCTCTCAGTGGCGACATCAACTTCGATAATGATTTGCAACGTTGCATCAACCTCGATATACGCTACGTACTCTTCATTCTCGACAAATTAGGTAACTGCGGAAACCTGATTAATGAAATGACAATTGTAGAATAA